A section of the Streptomyces xinghaiensis S187 genome encodes:
- the rpsD gene encoding 30S ribosomal protein S4 — translation MARYTGADCKRCRREKQKLFLKGSKCESAKCPIEIRPYPPGEHGRGRTKDSEYLLQKREKQKAARIYGVLEKQFRGYFEEANRKQGKTGENLLRILETRLDNVVYRAGFAKSRDHARQLVKHGHITINGRKNDIPSARVSVNDIIEVRKSSLELTPFVVARAEAGEKTVPAWLEAIPSKMRILVHSLPERQVIDTQVQEQLIVELYSK, via the coding sequence ATGGCGCGTTACACCGGGGCCGACTGCAAGCGATGCCGTCGGGAGAAGCAGAAGCTCTTCCTCAAGGGGAGCAAGTGCGAGAGCGCGAAGTGCCCGATCGAGATCCGTCCTTACCCCCCGGGTGAGCACGGTCGCGGGCGCACCAAGGACAGCGAGTACCTGCTGCAGAAGCGTGAGAAGCAGAAGGCCGCTCGTATCTACGGTGTCCTTGAGAAGCAGTTCCGTGGTTACTTCGAGGAAGCCAACCGCAAGCAGGGCAAGACCGGCGAGAACCTGCTGCGCATCCTCGAGACCCGGCTGGACAACGTGGTCTACCGCGCGGGCTTCGCCAAGTCCCGCGACCACGCCCGTCAGCTGGTCAAGCACGGTCACATCACCATCAACGGCCGCAAGAACGACATCCCGTCGGCTCGCGTGTCCGTGAACGACATCATCGAGGTCCGCAAGTCCTCGCTGGAGCTGACGCCGTTCGTCGTCGCTCGGGCGGAGGCCGGCGAGAAGACCGTTCCGGCGTGGCTGGAGGCCATCCCGTCGAAGATGCGGATCCTCGTGCACAGCCTGCCCGAGCGCCAGGTGATCGACACCCAGGTGCAGGAGCAGCTGATCGTCGAGCTCTACTCGAAGTAA
- the rpmJ gene encoding 50S ribosomal protein L36 produces the protein MKVKPSVKKICDKCKVIRRHGRVMVICDNLRHKQRQG, from the coding sequence ATGAAGGTCAAGCCGAGCGTCAAGAAGATCTGCGACAAGTGCAAGGTGATCCGCCGTCACGGCCGGGTCATGGTCATCTGTGACAACCTGCGCCACAAGCAGCGCCAGGGCTGA
- the infA gene encoding translation initiation factor IF-1, with the protein MAKKQGAIEIEGTVIESLPNAMFKVELQNGHKVLAHISGKMRMHYIRILPDDRVVVELSPYDLTRGRIVYRYK; encoded by the coding sequence GTGGCCAAGAAGCAAGGTGCCATCGAGATCGAGGGCACCGTGATCGAGTCTCTGCCGAACGCCATGTTCAAGGTGGAGCTCCAGAACGGTCACAAGGTCCTCGCGCACATCAGCGGCAAGATGCGGATGCACTACATCCGTATCCTTCCCGACGACCGGGTCGTGGTGGAGCTCTCTCCGTACGACCTGACGCGCGGCCGGATCGTCTACCGCTACAAGTAG
- the rpsE gene encoding 30S ribosomal protein S5, with product MAGPQRRGGGAGGGERRDRKGRDGGAAAEKTAYVERVVAINRVAKVVKGGRRFSFTALVVVGDGDGTVGVGYGKAKEVPAAIAKGVEEAKKHFFKVPRIQGTIPHPIQGEKAAGVVLLKPASPGTGVIAGGPVRAVLECAGIHDVLSKSLGSSNPINIVHATVTALRGLQRPEEIAARRGLPLEDVAPAALLRARAGAGA from the coding sequence ATGGCTGGACCCCAGCGCCGCGGTGGCGGCGCCGGTGGCGGCGAGCGGCGGGACCGTAAGGGCCGGGACGGCGGCGCTGCCGCCGAGAAGACCGCGTACGTTGAGCGCGTTGTCGCGATCAACCGTGTTGCCAAGGTTGTGAAGGGTGGTCGTCGCTTCAGCTTCACCGCGCTGGTCGTGGTGGGCGATGGTGACGGCACCGTGGGCGTCGGTTACGGCAAGGCCAAGGAGGTGCCGGCCGCCATCGCCAAGGGTGTGGAGGAGGCCAAGAAGCACTTCTTCAAGGTCCCCCGGATCCAGGGCACCATCCCGCACCCGATCCAGGGCGAGAAGGCCGCGGGCGTCGTCCTGCTGAAGCCCGCTTCCCCCGGTACCGGTGTGATCGCGGGTGGCCCGGTGCGTGCCGTGCTCGAGTGCGCGGGCATCCACGACGTGCTCAGCAAGTCGCTCGGCTCGTCGAACCCGATCAACATCGTGCACGCCACGGTGACGGCTCTCCGCGGGCTTCAGCGCCCGGAGGAGATCGCCGCCCGCCGCGGCCTGCCCCTGGAGGACGTCGCCCCCGCGGCTCTGCTGCGGGCGCGTGCGGGAGCGGGTGCGTAA
- the rplQ gene encoding 50S ribosomal protein L17, whose amino-acid sequence MPKPAKGARLGGSAAHERLMLANLATALFEHGRITTTEAKARRLRPVAERLITKAKKGDLHNRRQVLQTVRDKGVVHTLFTEIGPRYENRPGGYTRITKIGNRRGDNASMAVIELVEALTVQQTAVGEAEAATKRSAKDAAGDQAVADLKKDQGEAAAAESEAPTAEAEAAEATESGEEKKDA is encoded by the coding sequence ATGCCGAAGCCCGCCAAGGGTGCCCGTCTGGGCGGCAGCGCCGCGCACGAGCGGCTGATGCTGGCGAACCTCGCCACCGCGCTCTTCGAGCACGGCCGCATCACCACCACCGAGGCCAAGGCCCGCCGGCTGCGCCCGGTGGCCGAGCGTCTGATCACCAAGGCGAAGAAGGGCGACCTTCACAACCGCCGCCAGGTGCTCCAGACGGTCCGCGACAAGGGTGTCGTCCACACCCTGTTCACGGAGATCGGCCCGCGGTACGAGAACCGTCCGGGTGGCTACACCCGGATCACCAAGATCGGCAACCGTCGCGGTGACAATGCCTCGATGGCCGTCATCGAGCTGGTCGAGGCGCTGACCGTGCAGCAGACCGCTGTCGGTGAGGCCGAGGCCGCCACCAAGCGTTCCGCCAAGGACGCCGCCGGTGACCAGGCTGTCGCGGACCTCAAGAAGGACCAGGGCGAGGCGGCTGCCGCCGAGTCCGAGGCTCCGACCGCCGAGGCCGAGGCCGCCGAGGCCACGGAGTCCGGCGAGGAGAAGAAGGACGCCTGA
- the truA gene encoding tRNA pseudouridine(38-40) synthase TruA, with product MSDDVEPGQVRVRLDLSYDGKDFSGWARQRERRTVQGELEDALRVVMRLPYPVELTVAGRTDAGVHARGQVAHVDLAEEVWAEHGGKLLRRLAGRLPHDVRVWRVSEAPPHFNARFSAIWRRYAYRVGDHRGGVDPLRRGHVLWHDRPVDVDLMNEAAARLLGEHDFAAYCKKREGATTIRTLLDLHWERPGPGGEDAGLAVATVRADAFCHNMVRALVGSMLLVGDGHRPVGFPAEVLAGRVRHSAVNVVRPHGLTLEEVGYPADDQLAARNLAARNKRSLPGAAAAAGAAGR from the coding sequence ATGAGTGACGACGTTGAGCCGGGACAGGTACGGGTGCGGCTGGACCTTTCCTACGACGGGAAGGACTTCTCGGGCTGGGCGCGGCAGCGCGAGCGGCGCACGGTCCAGGGGGAGCTGGAGGACGCGCTGCGGGTCGTGATGCGGCTGCCGTACCCGGTCGAGCTGACCGTGGCCGGGCGCACGGACGCCGGAGTGCACGCCCGGGGCCAGGTCGCCCACGTCGATCTGGCGGAGGAGGTCTGGGCCGAGCACGGCGGGAAGCTGCTGCGGCGGCTCGCGGGGCGGCTGCCGCACGATGTGCGGGTCTGGCGGGTGAGCGAGGCGCCGCCGCACTTCAACGCCCGGTTCTCGGCGATCTGGCGGCGTTACGCCTACCGGGTCGGCGATCACCGCGGTGGTGTGGATCCGCTGCGGCGCGGTCACGTTCTGTGGCACGACCGGCCGGTGGACGTCGATCTGATGAACGAGGCCGCGGCCAGGCTGCTCGGGGAGCACGACTTCGCCGCGTACTGCAAGAAGCGCGAGGGCGCGACCACCATCCGGACGCTGCTCGACCTGCACTGGGAGCGGCCCGGCCCGGGGGGGGAGGACGCCGGGCTGGCGGTGGCGACCGTGCGCGCGGATGCCTTCTGCCACAACATGGTGCGTGCGCTGGTGGGGTCCATGCTGCTGGTGGGCGACGGGCACCGGCCGGTGGGCTTCCCGGCCGAGGTCCTGGCGGGGCGGGTCCGCCACTCGGCGGTCAACGTCGTGCGGCCGCACGGGCTGACCCTGGAGGAGGTCGGCTACCCGGCCGACGACCAGCTGGCGGCCCGCAATCTGGCGGCCCGCAACAAGCGGAGCCTGCCGGGGGCGGCGGCCGCCGCGGGGGCGGCCGGGCGGTAG
- a CDS encoding VOC family protein, with the protein MIEKGFTTCLWFDGRAEEAAQYYTSVFEDGRIGKTSRYTEAGPGPAGSVVTVDFEINGQKFVALNGGPEFSFTEAISFQITCENQAEVDHYWDRLTEGGGQEVQCGWVKDRFGVSWQIVPAVLLDMVGDPDPEKAKRATEAMLGMKKLDIAELRKAYEGA; encoded by the coding sequence ATGATCGAAAAGGGCTTCACCACCTGTCTGTGGTTCGACGGCCGCGCCGAAGAGGCGGCGCAGTACTACACCTCGGTCTTCGAGGACGGGCGGATCGGGAAGACTAGCCGCTACACCGAGGCCGGTCCCGGGCCCGCGGGCTCGGTGGTCACCGTGGACTTCGAGATCAACGGCCAGAAGTTCGTCGCGCTGAACGGCGGGCCGGAGTTCAGCTTCACCGAGGCCATCTCGTTCCAGATCACGTGCGAGAACCAGGCCGAGGTGGATCACTACTGGGACCGGCTCACCGAGGGGGGCGGCCAGGAGGTCCAGTGCGGCTGGGTGAAGGACCGGTTCGGGGTGTCCTGGCAGATCGTCCCGGCCGTGCTCCTCGACATGGTCGGCGACCCGGACCCGGAGAAGGCCAAGCGGGCGACCGAGGCGATGCTCGGGATGAAGAAGCTCGACATCGCGGAGCTCCGGAAGGCCTACGAGGGCGCGTAG
- the rplR gene encoding 50S ribosomal protein L18 yields the protein MAFGVKIAKGDARKRAAIKRRHIRVRKRISGTPERPRLVVTRSNRHMTAQVIDDIAGHTLASASTLDDSIRGNEGDKSSQAQKVGALVAERAKAAGIETVVFDRGGNQYAGRIAALADAAREAGLKF from the coding sequence ATGGCATTCGGCGTGAAGATCGCTAAGGGCGACGCCCGCAAGCGCGCCGCCATCAAGCGTCGCCACATCCGCGTCCGCAAGCGGATCTCCGGTACCCCGGAGCGTCCCCGCCTGGTCGTGACGCGCTCCAACCGCCACATGACCGCCCAGGTCATCGACGACATCGCGGGCCACACGCTGGCCTCCGCGTCGACCCTGGACGACTCCATCCGCGGGAACGAGGGCGACAAGAGCTCCCAGGCTCAGAAGGTCGGCGCCCTGGTGGCCGAGCGGGCCAAGGCCGCCGGTATCGAGACCGTGGTGTTCGACCGCGGTGGCAACCAGTACGCCGGGCGGATCGCCGCTCTGGCCGACGCCGCCCGCGAGGCCGGGCTCAAGTTCTGA
- the rpmD gene encoding 50S ribosomal protein L30, whose amino-acid sequence MARLKITQKKSYIGSKQNHRDTLRSLGLKRVNDVVVKEDRPEIRGMAQTVRHLVTVEEVD is encoded by the coding sequence ATGGCCCGTCTCAAGATCACGCAGAAGAAGTCCTACATCGGCAGCAAGCAGAACCACCGCGACACCCTTCGTTCGCTCGGCCTGAAGCGCGTGAACGACGTGGTCGTCAAGGAGGACCGTCCCGAGATCCGCGGCATGGCGCAGACCGTGCGGCACCTCGTCACGGTTGAGGAGGTCGACTGA
- the rpsH gene encoding 30S ribosomal protein S8 codes for MTMTDPIADMLTRLRNANSAYHDTVVMPHSKIKSHIAEILQQEGFITGWKTEDAEVGKNLVLELKFGPNRERSIAGIKRISKPGLRVYAKSTNLPKVLGGLGVAIISTSHGLLTGQQAQKKGVGGEVLAYVW; via the coding sequence ATGACCATGACCGATCCGATCGCAGACATGCTCACTCGTCTGCGAAACGCCAACTCGGCTTATCACGACACCGTCGTGATGCCGCACAGCAAGATCAAGTCGCACATCGCGGAGATCCTCCAGCAGGAGGGCTTCATCACCGGCTGGAAGACCGAGGACGCCGAGGTGGGCAAGAACCTCGTTCTCGAGCTGAAGTTCGGCCCGAACCGCGAGCGCTCGATCGCCGGCATCAAGCGGATTTCGAAGCCGGGCCTGCGGGTCTACGCAAAGTCCACCAATCTGCCGAAGGTGCTCGGCGGCCTGGGCGTGGCGATCATCTCCACGTCCCACGGGCTGCTCACCGGCCAGCAGGCGCAGAAGAAGGGCGTGGGTGGGGAAGTCCTCGCCTACGTCTGGTAG
- the map gene encoding type I methionyl aminopeptidase yields MVEIKTPEQIAKMREAGLVVARIHEACRAAAVPGATTKDLDDIARKVLAEHGAKSNFLGYGGFPATICTSVNDVVVHGIPDTTTVLRDGDIISIDAGAVIAGWHGDAALTVFVGGGHAPELVELSRVTEESMWAGIAAVKQGNRLVDISKAIEGYIRRQPRPSGGKYGIIQDYGGHGIGSEMHMDPHLLNYVDRKRGRGPRLVPGFCIAIEPMVSLGTPRTHVLADEWTVKTDDGSWSSHWEHSVALTEEGPLVLTAFDGGRAKLAEYGITTAPDPCAGS; encoded by the coding sequence ATGGTGGAGATCAAGACCCCGGAGCAGATCGCGAAGATGCGCGAGGCCGGGCTGGTCGTCGCGCGCATCCATGAGGCGTGCCGGGCGGCGGCGGTCCCGGGGGCGACGACCAAGGACCTCGACGACATCGCCCGCAAGGTGCTGGCCGAGCACGGCGCCAAGTCCAACTTCCTGGGCTACGGCGGATTCCCGGCGACCATCTGCACCTCGGTCAACGACGTGGTGGTGCACGGCATCCCGGACACCACGACCGTGCTGCGCGACGGCGACATCATCTCCATCGACGCCGGAGCGGTGATCGCGGGCTGGCACGGCGACGCCGCCCTCACCGTCTTCGTCGGCGGAGGCCACGCGCCGGAGCTCGTGGAGCTCAGCCGGGTCACCGAGGAGTCGATGTGGGCCGGCATCGCCGCGGTGAAGCAGGGCAACCGCCTGGTGGACATCTCCAAGGCGATCGAGGGCTACATCCGCCGCCAGCCCCGTCCGTCCGGCGGCAAGTACGGGATCATCCAGGACTACGGCGGCCACGGCATCGGCTCGGAGATGCACATGGACCCGCATCTGCTGAACTACGTCGACCGCAAGCGCGGCCGCGGCCCGCGCCTGGTGCCCGGCTTCTGCATCGCGATCGAGCCGATGGTGAGTCTCGGCACTCCCAGGACGCACGTCCTCGCCGACGAGTGGACCGTCAAGACCGACGACGGCAGCTGGAGCAGCCACTGGGAGCACTCGGTGGCCCTCACCGAGGAGGGACCGCTGGTGCTCACCGCCTTCGACGGCGGCCGGGCCAAGCTGGCGGAGTACGGGATCACGACGGCCCCGGACCCCTGCGCCGGATCCTGA
- the rpsK gene encoding 30S ribosomal protein S11 — protein sequence MPPKSRTAGAKKVRRKEKKNVAHGHAHIKSTFNNTIVSITDPTGNVISWASAGHVGFKGSRKSTPFAAQMAAESAARRAQEHGMRKVDVFVKGPGSGRETAIRSLQATGLEVGSIQDVTPTPHNGCRPPKRRRV from the coding sequence ATGCCTCCGAAGAGCCGTACGGCCGGCGCCAAGAAGGTGCGCCGCAAGGAGAAGAAGAACGTCGCCCACGGGCACGCTCACATCAAGAGCACGTTCAACAACACCATCGTCTCGATCACCGACCCCACGGGCAACGTGATCTCCTGGGCCTCGGCCGGCCACGTCGGCTTCAAGGGCTCGCGCAAGTCGACCCCGTTCGCCGCGCAGATGGCCGCCGAGTCGGCCGCGCGCCGCGCGCAGGAGCACGGCATGCGCAAGGTCGACGTCTTCGTCAAGGGTCCCGGCTCCGGCCGTGAGACCGCGATCCGCTCCCTCCAGGCCACCGGCCTCGAGGTCGGCTCGATCCAGGACGTGACCCCCACCCCGCACAACGGATGCCGGCCGCCCAAGCGCCGTCGCGTCTGA
- a CDS encoding DNA-directed RNA polymerase subunit alpha: MLIAQRPSLTEEVVDEYRSRFVIEPLEPGFGYTLGNSLRRTLLSSIPGAAVTSIRIDGVLHEFTTVPGVKEDVTDLILNIKQLVVSSEHDEPVVMYLRKQGPGLVTAADIAPPAGVEVHNPDLVLATLNGKGKLEMELTVERGRGYVSAVQNKQLGQEIGRIPVDSIYSPVLKVTYKVEATRVEQRTDFDKLIVDVETKQAMRPRDAMASAGKTLVELFGLARELNIDAEGIDMGPSPTDAALAADLALPIEELELTVRSYNCLKREGIHSVGELVARSEADLLDIRNFGAKSIDEVKAKLAGMGLALKDSPPGFDPTAAADAFGADDDADAGFVETEQY, encoded by the coding sequence ATGCTGATCGCTCAGCGCCCCTCGTTGACCGAAGAGGTCGTCGACGAATACCGCTCCCGGTTCGTGATCGAGCCGCTGGAGCCGGGCTTCGGCTACACCCTCGGCAACTCCCTCCGCCGTACGCTGCTCTCCTCGATCCCCGGTGCCGCCGTCACCAGCATCCGGATCGACGGGGTCCTGCACGAGTTCACGACCGTGCCGGGCGTCAAGGAGGACGTCACCGACCTCATCCTCAACATCAAGCAGCTCGTCGTCTCCTCCGAGCACGACGAGCCCGTGGTGATGTACCTGCGCAAGCAGGGCCCCGGGCTGGTCACGGCGGCGGACATCGCGCCGCCGGCCGGTGTCGAGGTGCACAACCCGGACCTCGTCCTCGCCACGCTGAACGGCAAGGGCAAGCTGGAGATGGAGCTGACCGTCGAGCGCGGTCGCGGCTACGTCTCCGCCGTCCAGAACAAGCAGCTGGGCCAGGAGATCGGCCGGATCCCGGTGGACTCCATCTACAGCCCGGTGCTCAAGGTCACGTACAAGGTCGAGGCGACCCGTGTCGAGCAGCGGACCGACTTCGACAAGCTGATCGTCGACGTCGAGACCAAGCAGGCCATGCGTCCTCGTGACGCCATGGCGTCGGCCGGCAAAACCCTGGTCGAGCTGTTCGGTCTGGCCCGCGAGCTCAACATCGACGCCGAGGGCATCGACATGGGCCCGTCGCCGACGGACGCCGCCCTGGCCGCCGATCTGGCGCTGCCGATCGAGGAGCTGGAGCTCACGGTCCGGTCGTACAACTGCCTCAAGCGCGAGGGCATCCACTCCGTGGGCGAGCTCGTGGCGCGGAGCGAGGCCGATCTGCTGGACATCCGCAACTTCGGTGCCAAGTCGATCGACGAGGTCAAGGCGAAGCTGGCCGGCATGGGCCTGGCCCTCAAGGACAGCCCGCCCGGATTCGACCCGACCGCCGCCGCTGACGCCTTCGGGGCGGACGACGACGCGGACGCGGGCTTCGTGGAGACCGAGCAGTACTGA
- the rplO gene encoding 50S ribosomal protein L15, with product MADDKPLKVHNLRPAPGAKTAKTRVGRGEASKGKTAGRGTKGTKARYQVPERFEGGQMPLHMRLPKLKGFKNPFRTEYQVVNLDKLAALYPQGGEVTVADLVAKGAVRKNQLVKVLGTGEVSVALQVTVDAVSGSAKEKITAAGGSVTELV from the coding sequence ATGGCGGACGACAAGCCGCTGAAGGTCCACAACCTCCGGCCCGCCCCGGGCGCCAAGACCGCCAAGACCCGTGTGGGCCGTGGCGAGGCGTCCAAGGGTAAGACCGCTGGTCGTGGCACCAAGGGTACGAAGGCCCGCTACCAGGTTCCGGAGCGCTTCGAGGGCGGGCAGATGCCCCTCCACATGCGTCTCCCGAAGCTGAAGGGCTTCAAGAACCCGTTCCGCACCGAGTACCAGGTCGTGAACCTGGACAAGCTGGCCGCGCTCTACCCGCAGGGTGGCGAGGTCACGGTGGCCGATCTGGTCGCCAAGGGCGCGGTTCGCAAGAACCAGCTCGTGAAGGTGCTCGGCACCGGTGAGGTGTCCGTGGCGCTGCAGGTGACGGTCGACGCCGTCTCCGGCTCCGCCAAGGAGAAGATCACCGCCGCCGGTGGCTCCGTGACCGAACTCGTCTGA
- the rplF gene encoding 50S ribosomal protein L6: MSRIGKLPIPVPAGVDVTIDGQTVAVKGPKGSLSHTVAAPIEVSKGEDGVITVSRPNDERQNKALHGLSRTLVANMITGVTQGYSKKLEISGVGYRVQAKGSNLEFALGYSHPILIEAPEGITFTVESPTKLSVEGIDKQKVGEVAANIRKLRKPDPYKAKGVKYAGEVIRRKVGKAGK, encoded by the coding sequence ATGTCGCGCATCGGCAAGCTCCCCATCCCGGTTCCCGCCGGCGTGGACGTCACCATCGATGGCCAGACGGTCGCCGTGAAGGGTCCCAAGGGATCCCTCTCGCACACCGTTGCCGCGCCCATCGAGGTCAGCAAGGGCGAGGACGGTGTCATCACCGTCTCCCGCCCCAACGACGAGCGTCAGAACAAGGCCCTGCACGGCCTGTCCCGCACGCTGGTGGCGAACATGATCACCGGGGTGACCCAGGGATACAGCAAGAAGCTTGAAATCAGCGGTGTCGGTTACCGTGTCCAGGCGAAGGGCTCCAACCTGGAGTTCGCGCTGGGCTACAGCCACCCCATCCTGATCGAGGCCCCCGAGGGCATCACCTTCACGGTGGAGTCCCCGACCAAGCTGAGTGTCGAGGGCATCGACAAGCAGAAGGTCGGCGAGGTCGCGGCCAACATCCGCAAGCTGCGGAAGCCCGACCCGTACAAGGCCAAGGGCGTGAAGTACGCCGGCGAGGTCATCCGGCGCAAGGTCGGAAAGGCTGGTAAGTAA
- the secY gene encoding preprotein translocase subunit SecY codes for MLTAFARAFKTPDLRKKLLFTLGIIVLFRLGAHIPVPGVSYVNVNYCMDAAKGQGGDLFGLVNMFSGGALLQLTIFALGIMPYITASIILQLLVVVIPRLEALKKEGQSGQAKITQYTRYLTVALGVLQGTGLVATARSGSLFPGCDRASEIIPDQSIFTTMNMVITMTAGTALVMWLGELITDRGIGNGMSILMFIAIAAGFTGSLWQIKLSGKIMDGWLEFGAVILVGLAMVGLVVFVEQAQRRIPVQYAKRMIGRRSYGGTSTYIPLKVNQAGVIPVIFAASLLYIPALLVQFSNSTAGWATWIQANLVSPDSAMYIIVYFVMIIFFAFFYVAITFNPEEVADNMKKYGGFIPGIRAGRPTAEYLSYVLNRITWPGSLYLGLIALVPTVALVLFNADQNFPFGGTSILIIVGVGLETVKQIESQLQQRNYEGFLR; via the coding sequence GTGCTCACCGCGTTCGCCCGGGCGTTCAAGACGCCCGACCTGCGCAAGAAGCTGCTGTTCACGTTGGGCATCATCGTGCTCTTCCGACTCGGGGCCCATATTCCGGTCCCCGGGGTCAGCTACGTCAACGTCAACTACTGCATGGATGCGGCGAAGGGCCAGGGCGGCGATCTCTTCGGCCTGGTCAACATGTTCAGCGGCGGCGCACTGCTGCAGCTGACGATTTTCGCCCTCGGCATCATGCCGTACATCACGGCCAGCATCATTCTGCAGCTGCTCGTGGTGGTGATTCCGCGGCTCGAGGCCCTGAAGAAGGAGGGCCAGAGCGGCCAGGCGAAGATCACGCAGTACACCCGCTATCTGACCGTGGCGCTCGGTGTTCTGCAGGGCACGGGCCTGGTGGCCACCGCCCGCAGCGGCTCGCTCTTCCCGGGCTGTGACCGGGCGTCCGAGATCATCCCGGACCAGTCGATCTTCACGACCATGAACATGGTCATCACCATGACCGCCGGCACCGCCCTGGTGATGTGGCTCGGCGAGCTCATCACGGACCGCGGCATCGGCAACGGCATGTCGATCCTGATGTTCATCGCGATCGCCGCCGGCTTCACCGGTTCGCTGTGGCAGATCAAGCTCTCGGGCAAGATCATGGACGGCTGGCTGGAGTTCGGCGCCGTGATCCTGGTCGGTCTGGCGATGGTGGGGCTCGTGGTCTTCGTCGAGCAGGCACAGCGCCGTATTCCGGTGCAGTACGCGAAGCGCATGATCGGCCGCCGGTCCTATGGCGGTACGTCCACCTACATTCCGTTGAAGGTGAACCAGGCGGGTGTGATTCCCGTCATCTTCGCGGCCTCGCTGCTCTACATTCCGGCCCTGCTGGTCCAGTTCAGCAACTCCACCGCCGGGTGGGCGACTTGGATTCAGGCGAATCTGGTCTCACCCGACAGCGCGATGTACATCATCGTCTACTTTGTGATGATTATCTTCTTCGCGTTCTTCTATGTGGCGATCACCTTCAACCCCGAAGAAGTCGCCGACAACATGAAGAAGTATGGTGGCTTCATCCCGGGCATCCGGGCTGGACGTCCGACCGCTGAGTACTTGAGCTACGTGCTCAACCGCATCACGTGGCCGGGCTCGCTGTACCTGGGCTTGATCGCATTGGTGCCAACGGTGGCACTGGTTCTGTTCAACGCCGATCAGAACTTCCCCTTCGGCGGAACCAGCATCCTCATCATCGTGGGTGTCGGTCTGGAGACGGTGAAGCAGATCGAGAGCCAGCTTCAGCAGCGTAACTACGAAGGGTTCCTCCGCTGA
- a CDS encoding adenylate kinase, producing MRIVLVGPPGAGKGTQAAYLAKNLSIPHISTGDLFRANISQGTPLGKQAQEFMKAGELVPDEVTVGMAKDRMSQADAAEGFLLDGFPRNLDQAKALDEILAAQDISLDGVLDLEVPEDEVVKRIAGRRTCRSDSAHTYHVEYKKPKTDGVCDECGGELYQREDDREETVRKRLEVYHRETEPIIDYYRAQGLVVTISALGKVAEVTERAMAALDRQAV from the coding sequence ATGCGAATCGTCCTCGTCGGGCCGCCTGGCGCCGGAAAGGGTACGCAGGCCGCGTACCTGGCCAAGAATCTCTCCATTCCGCACATCTCCACCGGTGATCTCTTCCGCGCCAACATCAGCCAGGGCACGCCCCTCGGCAAACAGGCGCAGGAGTTCATGAAGGCCGGGGAACTCGTCCCCGACGAGGTGACGGTCGGAATGGCGAAGGACCGCATGAGCCAGGCGGACGCCGCCGAGGGCTTTCTGCTGGACGGCTTCCCGCGCAATCTCGACCAGGCCAAGGCGCTCGACGAGATCCTCGCCGCACAGGACATCAGCCTGGACGGCGTGCTGGACCTGGAGGTCCCCGAGGACGAGGTCGTGAAGCGGATCGCCGGCCGGCGGACCTGCCGCAGCGACAGCGCGCACACCTACCACGTCGAGTACAAGAAGCCGAAGACCGACGGCGTCTGCGACGAGTGCGGTGGCGAGCTCTACCAGCGTGAGGACGACCGCGAGGAGACCGTCCGCAAGCGGCTGGAGGTCTACCACCGGGAGACCGAGCCGATCATCGACTACTACCGGGCCCAGGGCCTGGTGGTCACGATCTCGGCGCTCGGCAAGGTGGCCGAGGTCACCGAGCGGGCGATGGCGGCACTCGACCGCCAGGCGGTCTGA
- the rpsM gene encoding 30S ribosomal protein S13, whose product MARLSGVDLPREKRVEVALTYVFGIGRSLAQQTLAATGVNPDTRVRDLAEEDLIKIREYVDANLRTEGDLRREIQADIRRKVEIGSYQGLRHRRGLPVRGQRTSTNARTRKGPRRAIAGKKKPGKK is encoded by the coding sequence ATGGCACGCCTTTCCGGCGTTGACCTCCCGCGCGAGAAGCGCGTCGAGGTCGCCCTCACCTACGTTTTCGGTATCGGGCGCTCCCTGGCCCAGCAGACGCTGGCCGCCACGGGCGTGAACCCGGACACCCGTGTCCGGGACCTGGCCGAAGAGGATCTGATCAAGATCCGCGAGTACGTGGACGCCAACCTCAGGACCGAGGGTGACCTCCGCCGCGAGATCCAGGCCGACATCCGCCGCAAGGTCGAGATCGGCAGCTACCAGGGTCTGCGCCACCGCCGCGGTCTGCCCGTCCGCGGTCAGCGTACGAGCACCAACGCCCGCACCCGCAAGGGCCCGCGTCGCGCGATCGCCGGCAAGAAGAAGCCGGGCAAGAAGTAG